A segment of the Corythoichthys intestinalis isolate RoL2023-P3 chromosome 16, ASM3026506v1, whole genome shotgun sequence genome:
TGCatgacaaggcaaaaaaaatatctttaGGATTTGACTTAAACACTCGATGACAAAAATGAAGCTCAATCATTTATTGAAAAAAGATGCTCCCCATCTGTTAGGACATTGACACTGAGCCTCAGTAGGGGGTGCTGCTTCCGCCTAGAGAAGCAGTCGCTCTTCTATAAATATACAAGCTCCATACGCACAAACATACAGCGCTCAACAAATGGTTTCCACCACAGCTGCCTAAAATGAGGCACATTTGAATtcttgaaaaattaattttatGATTCCCTCGAAATAGCTTATGTAAAATTGATTTATTATATTCCGAATTTTAGCCATGAGGTTTTTTCAGGTAGTTTTACCTTCAAATTATGGATAGACGTTTTGTTAAAACGATCAATTTTATGTAAGATTACAAAATTTCTACCTCTTTAGTGacattattttttgtaataGGACTTTATGTGATGTCCTGTAAACTTTGTTGGGCATGTGATAAGGCCATTTTTCCCtttaattcattcactgcccTTGACAGAGCCAGACAttgaatccattttgactgtgaggacAAGCACTTGCAATCAAtgccagcaaatgagttaaaaggtcCCTACCTTGTCATACCCTAGTCTTTCCTGTCCATGTTAATGGcgctaaattggttaaaaataaTTGACGGTCTTTGTTGTCTTATGAATTACACATTTTACAATTATACATCAAATGGACCCCCTTTTCACAATATAATTTTTGAATTTCTTTTtcgtaacagaaaaaaaatgattggttAAACCCTATCGTGATGAATTTTGCTTGAAAATGGTGTCGTAACAACTCATTTGTTAAGCACAGTATGTACACGTAGCCCGGTGAAGGAATATATTAATATCAAAATCATACACATGCTTACGTACTAATAACTTAGGTTATGAAAGATAAATCGTAGAAAaacatctatatatatatattgtaagaTCTCCCGTTGAGGTGTAGGGTGGGGTTAGCCCCGCCCCCTCCTGGCCAGCGCCTCTCGCGCTAGGATCTGATTGGCCCTGGATATGAGCACACACACGCAGGACGAGTCAATGCGGATCCACCTCCAGCCCATCAGGTTGTTGGCGTCCTTGGTGAGGGCGCGCACGTACGACTTCTTGGCTTTGCACTCGCTCACCCACTGCTTCTTGTCCACGCCCAGGCAGCCTGCCCCCGCCACCCCCGCGGGTTGCGACCCTGCCACCGCCCCGCGACCAGTCTGTTGTTCAGCCTGGCGGCAGCGGGTCTCAAAAAAGTACTGCTTGAGCGGCCCCGTCTGTGTCTGGATGTTTTGCAAGACTGTGACCGTCTGGCCGCGCGAGTCAACAGCTGTGGTTTTGTCCGTCACCCACACGCTTTCGGCCTCACACACTGACTTCTCGCCCCGACGTCGGTCCATCAGATGCGAGCGTTTGTCCCTGCGGAGGGGGCGGCCCTCGTCCGATGCATTGACCCAAGCGAGGCTGCGGTCCCCGTGACCCTCTGCTTcttcgacgtcatcctccaacaTAAGCAGGAGCGGCGGGTGCTCGGGGGGCGACCCCGACGATGAGAAGAGGACGCGTGGGTGGGCGTCTAGAAACATCTCGTCCCCGTCCGGGAAGTCCAGCTCTCTGGTCAAGTTGACCGCGGCGCTTGCGGCCCCCCTGGATGTGGGCGTGGGCCCCCTCCCGGACACATTCCCATGCCGTTCCGTGGGAACAGTCGTCACGGATCCCCTCGAAGTCCTTGGGCCAGCGGACGCGGGACTTTGGACGATCTGAGTTTCCACCTCGGAGACGGGCGTGGGTCCGTCGGTCGGGTCCGGGAACGCGCCATCCGTCGGGGCGCGCTCAACATTTCCTCGGGAGCGGAAGTCTGCCGCGGGGTTGGCGGCGAAGGCCATCCTGGACACGGGCTTGTGAGGGAAGGGCAGGGCCGAGGCAATCACCATGGCAACCAGGGGAAGCCAGTGCATCACTCCCAGGACGTTTCAGCTGGGCCAGCATGGAGAGAAAGAGCAAGAGGGAGGAGAGTTACTCAGGGAATGCGCTTGATGCCACTGGGCTAAGTGGCTCAATGAAGATGTAAAAAGGAGCTTTTACGGGAGTTTTTGCAACTTTATGAGCTCAAGCCTGCACGAACGAGCCTTGGCAcaacttgtggaaaaaaaatcaagcgacaAGGTCTGCTTCCtccaaacagacacacacatcctcacttaactcattggcggcCATTGACGTCCCCGGTCTAAATGGGGCTCTATCGCTATCAATGGCAGCAAGTGAGTtaacacatactgtacagtacTTGTATACCCTAATTGACCTTGCGAGACGAGACCTTTTGGAATATTTTTAAGTCTGAAAGTTTCCACATGAAAGCCCCCAAAGAAACACACGCCTCCATTTAAAGCTCTGAACatcatttaattcaaactttttagCTTTTTAGTCCAGCTTTTCACGTACAGAAagttaatttaaatattttctttttgtaaacgAATCAAGAGTTTTCAACTATCCAAAAATCAAATCCAAGTGCACCAAATAATCCCCAAACACAAATTTGTACATTAGAAATTCATATTTTTGCCGATACCTTAAGAACGCTTGAGTTGACACCTTGTCGACGTCACTTGTCGTTAGGAAACATCAAACTGCACACGATGAGCATGACGATAAGTCATATGAGACACGTTCCCTTACACTCACACGCATTGTTGACAGACACGTCACAACACTGAGATAGTCATGAGTCAAAAGAACAACCCCCtcacacaaaatgacattcTCACATCAAAACACACATtcgctgacacacacacatgcttacTCTCACTTGCAACTTTTAAGACACACCCCTCAAACAGATGACATCCCGTAGACTGGACAAGGCCGACAAGGACATGCACTCTCACAACTGACAAGAAATAGGCCACTCCCTCAGACCACCTTTGACACGTGACATCAGCAATTCAAGTGAGTCAAGACCACGGCGTGAGCATGACTCAGCACAGAAACATGTCGGGGTGCCACCGTCGCTGCCTTGTCCTGCTAAAAGCGGGAGGAGGTCAACTCATGGGAAagagtttaaaaagaaaagaaaagcagAATAACAGGAATGTCAGTGTCGTCGGCGCGGCTCCTTGAAGGTCTTCTCCAGGGAAACGTGTCAAGGAGTGGATCTTGTGTGTACATAAGTTTTGTCGGTGTGGTGACAGGACGCTAAAGTAAACCACGCCCTGCTGATGAAACATAGCATCAACTTCCGTGCGATGACTCCAGGTTCCACTTGCACCTACTTTAAATTGTTGACTTCACGTCAAATGTGAACAAACTAAAGTGAGCTGTCCAGTGTTTCTAGAATCCAGAATTCAACTGATTATGCCGTCGATTcattggattttaaaaaaatcaccgccctcttgttcacatttgagcaGCACAGGGATTTATTTTGtccccttgctgtggaccaagaCTCCAGTATTTgtgactttgtgtgtgtgtggctttaaccctttaaggtctgggcctattttgtctgattttgcatgcctttgaagttgcctttatatttcaaagacagaattgtttacgatggcctggtttggtccctttttttgtgacaccttgaacttcatgtccaaactgttgtttccttcactgaccaattataaatcatcattttgggcccaaaaagaccaaaaattccaaaatcgttttgtcaaaatttttaatattgatgtccaattgacaaccaaacatgcgtaacgaaccgttttgaaactttgtaatatttattcaacatgttaggatgaacattcaaccaaaaaaatttagaataaatagtcttttatttgacaattcaacataaacaacaggtatagccataggcgttttttgcatttatacatgctctagtcaaaacaggttatatacagcagaccaaacagtgaagtacagtgaaaaaatataccatctaacacaaaaagtgtttagaggccatctctttatgagtttaggtattgcggcccatcacctgatgaaaactatgtacacacaatcaagcttcttgaacacacatttatatacacaaattgagaagactgattgtgggaaaaaatatatatatataacattggggaaaaaagtattttcaaaaatatttacaataaacaagttaaatttttttcaggcatgccactccgaaaagcagtttcgtcctggaattagacacagggctacatcacagcccacacttccatggggtgtcggtcctctttccacccttccattttcatttcactttactttcattgtcactataaatgtacatgaaacaaaagtcagtatttatgaaataataaagtataaaataaaaatatatacagcaataaataataatggaaatctatatgtatgacaatagaaagaataccgtagctgaatatgtgctaca
Coding sequences within it:
- the LOC130904576 gene encoding brain-derived neurotrophic factor; protein product: MHWLPLVAMVIASALPFPHKPVSRMAFAANPAADFRSRGNVERAPTDGAFPDPTDGPTPVSEVETQIVQSPASAGPRTSRGSVTTVPTERHGNVSGRGPTPTSRGAASAAVNLTRELDFPDGDEMFLDAHPRVLFSSSGSPPEHPPLLLMLEDDVEEAEGHGDRSLAWVNASDEGRPLRRDKRSHLMDRRRGEKSVCEAESVWVTDKTTAVDSRGQTVTVLQNIQTQTGPLKQYFFETRCRQAEQQTGRGAVAGSQPAGVAGAGCLGVDKKQWVSECKAKKSYVRALTKDANNLMGWRWIRIDSSCVCVLISRANQILAREALARRGRG